Sequence from the Coriobacteriia bacterium genome:
ACCCCCACGCGACCTCCGCGCCTCTCAGCCGGTCCAGGCCCTTCCCCGGCACGTAGAGTGTCACCGACTCCACGATCGACTGCATCCACACGCCACGAGTGCCCGCATTCATCGCCAACGCGCCGCCTACGGTCCCCGGGATGCCTACCGCGAACTCGATGCCGGCGAGCGCCTTTGAGAACGCATCGCGCACGACGTAGGCAAGGATGCACGCCGCGCCCGCTTTGATCTCGGCGCCGTCGACGGAGTGCGCCTTGAACTCCTTACCGAGGACGATCGCCGCGCCCCGGTAGCCCTCGTCGGCGACAAGCAGATTCGACCCCTTGCCAACCACCGTCCAGGGCACGTCGGCCGCACCGCAGATGTCGAGCGCCTCCGACAGGTCGGAGAGCGTGTCGCACGTCACCAGGAGGTCCGCAGGACCGCCGATCCGAAACGTCGTGTGCCGCGCCATCGGCTCGTTCGCCCGGACGTCGCCGGAGAGCCGCTCCCGCAGCAACCCGTATGTCTCGGTCAGACTCACGGCGTCACTCCGGCACGTGCATCCAGTGCCCGAACGATCTCCGGACCGATGGTCGTGACGTCACCCGCGCCCATCGTCATGACCAGGTCGCCCGGGCGGGTCCGCGACACCACGTACTCCTCGATGTCTGCCCGATGCGGGAAGTACGCCGCCTGTGCTCGCGAATCGACAAGCAGAAGCGCGTCGAGCACCGTCTTGCCGGACACGCCGGGAATCGGCGTCTCACCGGCGCTGTACACGTCCATAAGCACCACGCGGTCGGCATCGCCGAACGCCGACCCGAAGTCGGCCCCCAGCACCTCCGTGCGCGAATACCGATGTGGCTGGAAGACCACCCA
This genomic interval carries:
- the murB gene encoding UDP-N-acetylmuramate dehydrogenase, with the translated sequence MSLTETYGLLRERLSGDVRANEPMARHTTFRIGGPADLLVTCDTLSDLSEALDICGAADVPWTVVGKGSNLLVADEGYRGAAIVLGKEFKAHSVDGAEIKAGAACILAYVVRDAFSKALAGIEFAVGIPGTVGGALAMNAGTRGVWMQSIVESVTLYVPGKGLDRLRGAEVAWGYRTSGLQARGVIVETVLQLEQAEKNRIRHEMERSLDRRKATQPLGVPSAGSVFRNPEGDSAGRLIEAAGLKGTRLGGARVSELHANFIVNEGGATASDVVGLIQKIQMTVKDMYGIELTPEIRLLGSFVPA